One window of Flavobacteriales bacterium genomic DNA carries:
- the gcvP gene encoding aminomethyl-transferring glycine dehydrogenase, translating to MSLNSYQERHIGPDARELSEMLEAIGQPSLDALVERTLPDSIRSSAPMGIGEALSERELLEHMRELGAKNKLSRSYIGLGYSGTITPSVIRRNVFENPGWYTAYTPYQAEISQGRLEALLNFQTMVADLTGLPIANASLLDEGTAIAEAMLMFHHELVKEHQHRKGFFVDAGLAPQSIDVLRTRAEPLGIELVLGNVQTDAIPDHCFGIALQYPAMDGSVGDHRQFLAGLKERGVKVAVCTDLLALTLLAPPGEWGADVCVGNSQRFGVPMGYGGPHAAFFSTTEEFKRLIPGRIIGVSKDRRGKAALRMALQTREQHIRRDKATSNICTAQALLAVMASSYALYHGPEGLMEMAKRIHGFAGQLAHGAKGLGYGLKNSTYFDTLTFALPADVSGDQVRKAMEARSINLSYRGDLVGIALDETVRDADVKDLLAALAEAAGKKATEAPGENGAHEAIPVALKRGTPFLTHPVFNSYHTETELMRYLKRLENKDYSLVHGMIPLGSCTMKLNAATTLIPLMWPEWAGLHPFAPVAQAGGYQVLVKELEQLLAKCTGLAATSLQPNSGAQGEYAGLLTIRAYHHAKGDTKRDIALIPSSAHGTNPASAVMAGMKVVVVKADARGQVDVADLKAKAEQYKDNLACLMITYPSTHGVYEAAIKEIIGTVHANGGLVYMDGANMNAQTGLTSPGEVDADVCHLNLHKTFAIPHGGGGPGVGPICVNEKLKPFLPGHSMVMTGGEQAIPAVSSAPWGSALILLISYAYIKMLGERGLTDATRYAILNANYLKTKLAGQYPILYKGDVGMVAHEMILDCRDFKRTAGVEVEDIAKRLMDYGFHAPTVSFPVAGTLMVEPTESESKAELDRFVEAMTAIRQEIADIVEGKLDKADNPLKMAPHTADEVISDSWQHGYGREQAAFPVQGIRAGKYWPTSSRVDNAYGDRNLVCSCPPIEAYAEEEATA from the coding sequence ATGTCCCTCAACTCCTATCAGGAACGCCACATCGGACCGGACGCTCGCGAGCTCTCCGAAATGCTCGAAGCCATCGGTCAACCTTCCTTGGATGCGCTCGTGGAGCGCACGCTGCCGGACAGCATCCGGAGCAGCGCGCCCATGGGCATCGGCGAGGCGCTGAGCGAGCGCGAGCTGTTGGAGCACATGCGTGAGCTGGGCGCGAAGAACAAACTTTCCCGCAGCTACATCGGCTTAGGTTACAGCGGCACCATCACGCCTTCGGTCATCCGCCGGAACGTATTCGAGAACCCCGGATGGTACACGGCCTACACGCCCTACCAAGCGGAGATCAGCCAAGGGCGCCTGGAGGCACTCCTGAATTTCCAGACCATGGTGGCCGACCTCACGGGCCTGCCGATCGCCAATGCTTCCCTGCTGGACGAGGGCACCGCCATCGCCGAGGCCATGCTGATGTTCCACCACGAGCTGGTCAAGGAGCACCAGCACCGCAAGGGCTTCTTCGTGGACGCCGGCCTTGCCCCGCAGAGCATCGACGTGCTGCGCACCCGTGCCGAGCCACTGGGCATCGAGCTGGTGCTCGGGAACGTGCAGACGGATGCAATACCGGACCATTGCTTCGGCATCGCGCTACAATATCCGGCCATGGACGGTTCCGTGGGCGACCATCGCCAATTCTTGGCCGGACTTAAGGAACGAGGCGTGAAGGTGGCCGTTTGCACGGATCTGCTGGCGCTCACCCTCCTTGCGCCTCCCGGTGAATGGGGTGCGGACGTTTGTGTAGGCAACAGCCAACGCTTCGGCGTGCCGATGGGCTATGGTGGCCCACATGCCGCGTTCTTCAGCACCACGGAGGAGTTCAAACGCTTGATCCCCGGCCGCATCATCGGCGTGAGCAAGGACCGCCGCGGGAAGGCTGCCCTGCGCATGGCCTTGCAGACGCGCGAGCAGCACATCCGCCGCGACAAGGCCACCAGCAACATCTGCACGGCGCAAGCACTGTTGGCTGTGATGGCCTCCTCCTACGCATTGTACCACGGCCCGGAAGGATTGATGGAAATGGCCAAGCGGATCCACGGCTTTGCTGGGCAATTGGCCCATGGTGCCAAGGGCTTGGGCTACGGCCTGAAGAACAGCACCTATTTCGATACGCTCACCTTCGCTCTGCCCGCCGACGTTTCCGGGGATCAGGTGCGCAAGGCCATGGAGGCTCGCAGCATCAACCTGAGCTATCGCGGCGATCTGGTCGGCATTGCGCTGGACGAGACCGTGCGCGACGCTGATGTGAAGGACCTGCTGGCCGCTCTGGCCGAAGCAGCCGGAAAAAAAGCTACTGAGGCTCCCGGTGAGAACGGCGCACACGAAGCGATCCCTGTCGCGTTGAAGCGCGGAACCCCGTTCCTCACGCACCCTGTCTTCAACAGCTACCACACGGAAACGGAGCTGATGCGCTACCTGAAGCGCTTGGAGAACAAGGACTACTCGCTGGTGCATGGCATGATCCCCTTGGGCAGTTGCACGATGAAGTTGAATGCGGCCACCACCCTGATCCCGTTGATGTGGCCGGAATGGGCGGGCCTGCATCCTTTCGCCCCGGTGGCGCAGGCAGGCGGGTATCAAGTTTTGGTGAAGGAACTGGAGCAATTGCTGGCCAAATGCACCGGCTTGGCCGCGACCAGCCTGCAGCCCAACAGTGGCGCACAGGGCGAATACGCAGGGCTGTTGACGATACGGGCCTATCATCACGCCAAAGGCGACACGAAACGGGATATCGCCTTGATCCCCAGCAGTGCGCACGGCACCAACCCGGCCAGCGCCGTGATGGCCGGCATGAAGGTGGTGGTGGTGAAGGCCGATGCCCGCGGGCAGGTGGACGTGGCCGACCTGAAGGCCAAAGCCGAACAGTACAAAGACAACTTGGCCTGCCTGATGATCACCTACCCCAGCACGCACGGCGTCTATGAGGCGGCGATCAAGGAGATCATTGGCACGGTGCATGCCAACGGAGGATTGGTATACATGGACGGCGCCAACATGAACGCCCAGACCGGCCTCACCTCGCCTGGCGAAGTGGACGCCGATGTGTGCCACCTGAACCTGCACAAGACCTTCGCTATCCCGCACGGTGGTGGCGGGCCCGGCGTTGGACCCATCTGTGTGAACGAGAAGCTGAAGCCCTTCCTGCCGGGACATTCCATGGTGATGACCGGCGGCGAACAGGCCATCCCGGCGGTGAGCTCGGCACCATGGGGTAGCGCGCTCATACTGCTGATCAGTTATGCCTACATCAAGATGCTCGGCGAGCGGGGGCTCACAGATGCTACCCGCTACGCGATCCTAAATGCCAACTACTTGAAGACCAAGTTGGCAGGCCAGTATCCGATCCTCTATAAGGGCGACGTGGGCATGGTGGCGCATGAAATGATCCTGGATTGCCGCGACTTTAAGCGCACTGCCGGCGTGGAGGTGGAGGACATTGCCAAGCGATTAATGGACTATGGCTTCCATGCGCCCACGGTGAGCTTCCCCGTGGCGGGCACCTTGATGGTGGAACCTACCGAGAGTGAGAGCAAGGCCGAACTGGACCGCTTCGTGGAGGCCATGACGGCCATCCGACAGGAGATCGCGGACATTGTGGAAGGCAAACTGGACAAAGCCGACAACCCGCTGAAAATGGCGCCGCATACCGCTGACGAGGTCATTTCCGATAGCTGGCAACACGGCTACGGAAGGGAGCAGGCCGCATTCCCGGTGCAAGGCATCCGGGCCGGAAAGTATTGGCCTACCTCAAGTCGTGTGGACAATGCGTACGGTGACCGGAACCTGGTCTGTAGTTGCCCACCGATCGAGGCCTATGCCGAGGAGGAGGCCACGGCGTAA
- a CDS encoding ATP-binding cassette domain-containing protein, whose amino-acid sequence MIEVRHLYKSFGAVEVLHDINVKFAKGKVSQIIGKSGSGKSVLAKCIIGLYAPTKGEVLYDGRCFQEMDKEAKRQLRQEIGMLFQSSALFDSLTVLENVMFPLRMFGTMSVREMLERAHFCLKRVKIEGSDKKFPAEISGGMQKRVGIARAISMNPKYLFVDEPNSGLDPQTSIVIDELIEEITKEYNTTTVVITHDMNSVMGIADEIFFINDKQLMWQGTRDELLKSDNAALNEFIFAGSLMREVRKAIS is encoded by the coding sequence ATGATCGAGGTGCGACACCTGTACAAAAGCTTCGGTGCCGTAGAGGTGCTCCACGACATAAACGTCAAGTTTGCGAAAGGCAAGGTGAGCCAGATCATCGGCAAGAGCGGCAGCGGCAAGAGCGTACTGGCCAAGTGCATCATCGGTCTCTATGCGCCCACCAAGGGTGAAGTGCTCTACGACGGGAGGTGCTTTCAGGAAATGGACAAGGAAGCGAAGCGGCAACTGCGCCAGGAGATCGGCATGCTCTTCCAGAGCAGCGCGCTCTTCGACTCGCTCACCGTGCTGGAGAACGTGATGTTCCCCTTGCGGATGTTCGGCACCATGAGCGTAAGGGAAATGCTGGAACGGGCGCATTTCTGCCTCAAGCGGGTGAAGATCGAGGGCTCCGACAAGAAATTCCCGGCCGAGATCAGCGGTGGCATGCAGAAACGCGTGGGCATCGCCAGGGCCATCTCCATGAACCCGAAATACTTGTTCGTGGACGAGCCCAACAGCGGCCTGGACCCGCAGACCAGCATCGTGATCGATGAGCTGATCGAAGAGATCACGAAAGAATACAACACCACCACCGTGGTGATCACACATGACATGAACTCGGTGATGGGCATCGCGGACGAGATCTTCTTCATCAACGACAAGCAGTTGATGTGGCAGGGAACGCGCGATGAACTCCTAAAGAGCGACAACGCCGCGCTCAACGAGTTCATTTTCGCGGGCAGCCTGATGCGCGAGGTGCGCAAAGCCATTTCGTAG
- a CDS encoding ABC transporter permease, translated as MALLFHIGRYFILMGEVFSKPERLSIYWKRTLEEMDLLGVRSLAIVALLSLFMGAVITIQTKMNINSPLIPQYVVGFTVRQSSILEFSPTIISLILAGKVGSTIAAEIGSMRVREQIDALDIMGVNSAGYLILPKIIATALINPFLIIISMFLSIFGGWMAGTLSGIISSDNYILGVQYDFDPYSVTYALIKTVVFAVIIASVSAYQGYYTTGGTREVGISSTKAVVYSDVVILIMNYLLTQLLLL; from the coding sequence ATGGCGCTCCTTTTCCACATCGGCCGATATTTCATCCTCATGGGTGAGGTTTTCTCCAAGCCGGAGCGCCTCAGTATCTACTGGAAGCGCACTTTGGAGGAAATGGACCTACTGGGCGTCAGGAGTTTGGCTATCGTCGCATTACTCTCCCTCTTCATGGGGGCGGTGATCACGATCCAGACCAAGATGAACATCAATTCGCCCCTCATCCCCCAGTATGTGGTGGGGTTCACCGTTCGGCAAAGCTCCATTCTTGAGTTCAGTCCCACCATCATCTCCTTGATCTTGGCAGGCAAAGTGGGTTCCACGATAGCGGCGGAGATCGGCTCCATGCGCGTTCGGGAACAAATTGATGCGTTGGACATCATGGGGGTCAACTCCGCCGGCTACCTCATCCTCCCGAAGATCATCGCCACAGCCCTCATCAATCCTTTCCTGATCATCATCAGCATGTTCCTGAGCATCTTCGGGGGATGGATGGCCGGAACGCTCAGCGGGATCATCAGCTCGGATAATTACATCTTGGGCGTTCAATATGATTTCGACCCCTACAGCGTCACCTATGCCTTGATCAAGACAGTGGTCTTCGCCGTGATCATCGCCAGCGTTTCGGCCTACCAAGGGTATTACACGACCGGGGGCACGCGCGAGGTGGGTATCAGCAGCACCAAGGCGGTGGTCTATAGCGACGTGGTGATCCTGATCATGAACTACCTGCTCACCCAGTTACTCTTGCTATGA
- a CDS encoding SprT-like domain-containing protein encodes MAAATDILRLQAHLPRTAWPVVANWLRRNPVLVRISPPRSTKLGDYRVATRTLQHRISVNEDLNRFAFLVVLVHEFAHYATFQKYRRHEPHGAEWKAEYKRLMRPLLSREVFPADVLRMLVLHLDDAPSSSCTDHGLMRVLRRYDREPRPFLEELEDNTVFRFNGKIFVKGRQMRKRFRCRCLNNRRIYLIDPTAEVHLEHALASRRAS; translated from the coding sequence ATGGCAGCAGCCACTGATATCCTCCGTCTCCAAGCCCACCTGCCCCGCACCGCGTGGCCGGTAGTGGCAAACTGGCTGCGCCGCAATCCCGTGCTCGTCCGCATCAGTCCTCCCCGTAGCACCAAACTGGGTGACTATCGGGTGGCGACGCGGACGCTGCAGCACCGGATCTCCGTCAACGAAGACCTCAATCGTTTTGCGTTCCTGGTCGTTCTGGTGCATGAGTTCGCGCACTATGCGACCTTTCAGAAATACCGTCGGCACGAACCGCACGGTGCGGAATGGAAGGCCGAGTATAAACGCCTCATGCGCCCGCTCCTCAGCCGCGAGGTCTTTCCCGCTGATGTGCTGCGGATGCTTGTGTTGCACTTGGACGACGCCCCGAGCAGCAGTTGCACGGACCATGGTCTCATGCGCGTCCTCCGCCGCTACGACCGCGAACCGCGGCCATTTCTCGAGGAACTGGAAGATAATACCGTGTTCCGCTTCAATGGAAAGATCTTCGTCAAGGGACGGCAAATGCGCAAGCGGTTCCGCTGCCGCTGCCTCAACAACCGCCGCATCTATTTGATCGACCCCACCGCCGAGGTGCATTTGGAGCATGCC